One window of Solidesulfovibrio fructosivorans JJ] genomic DNA carries:
- a CDS encoding SGNH/GDSL hydrolase family protein gives MIHILYVVLALVALNLVAMWGLSRLRRGRARTGGMGALVAVDAVLAVLLVLEVAMALFFAQSDGFNITMSSRNWFARHWHPVNSLGYRDAEPRPKAPGEKLVLVVGDSFAAGHGIDNVADRFGDVLGRKLGAGWRVANASKIGWDTVDEDKALESYPQTPDVVVLAYFVNDIYRAAEKAKFPLPFAVRFPKGAVTGYLVDHFALANFVYWRLARMGNLEDAAKTFWDRLRAAYIDPAVWGEHARELDSIVDWCRKRHVRLIALIIPSLADVAGTAPMTARVAAYFKGKGVETVDLTPVLAGRDPGDMVVNSVDTHANVKLNAEMAGLLEKAILAPAPAASGAD, from the coding sequence ATGATCCATATTCTTTATGTCGTACTCGCGCTTGTCGCGCTGAATCTGGTCGCCATGTGGGGGCTGTCGCGCCTGCGGCGCGGCCGGGCCCGCACCGGCGGCATGGGCGCGCTTGTGGCCGTGGACGCCGTGCTGGCGGTCCTGCTTGTCCTCGAAGTGGCCATGGCCCTTTTTTTCGCCCAGTCCGACGGCTTCAACATCACCATGTCCAGTCGCAACTGGTTCGCGCGCCACTGGCATCCGGTCAACAGCCTCGGTTATCGTGACGCCGAACCGCGTCCCAAGGCTCCCGGCGAAAAGCTGGTGCTGGTGGTGGGGGATTCCTTTGCCGCCGGGCACGGCATCGACAACGTCGCCGACCGCTTCGGCGACGTGCTGGGGCGCAAGCTCGGCGCGGGCTGGCGCGTGGCCAACGCCTCCAAGATCGGCTGGGACACCGTGGACGAGGACAAGGCCCTGGAGAGCTATCCCCAGACGCCGGATGTGGTGGTGCTGGCCTACTTCGTCAACGACATCTACCGGGCGGCGGAAAAAGCCAAGTTTCCGCTGCCGTTTGCCGTGCGATTTCCCAAGGGGGCGGTCACCGGCTATCTGGTCGACCATTTCGCCCTGGCCAATTTCGTCTACTGGCGTCTGGCGCGCATGGGCAACCTGGAGGACGCGGCCAAGACGTTCTGGGACCGCCTGCGCGCGGCCTACATCGACCCGGCGGTCTGGGGCGAGCATGCGCGCGAACTCGATTCCATCGTGGACTGGTGCCGAAAGCGCCATGTCCGGCTCATCGCGCTGATCATCCCGAGCCTTGCCGACGTGGCCGGCACCGCGCCCATGACCGCCCGCGTGGCCGCCTATTTCAAGGGCAAGGGTGTGGAGACCGTGGACCTGACGCCGGTTCTCGCCGGCCGCGATCCTGGGGACATGGTGGTCAACAGCGTGGACACCCACGCCAACGTGAAGCTCAATGCCGAGATGGCCGGGCTTTTGGAAAAGGCCATTCTCGCGCCCGCGCCAGCGGCGTCCGGCGCGGACTAG
- a CDS encoding PAS domain S-box protein, whose amino-acid sequence MESHPFGERIRRKRLALLADDPRYSLRRLAARLGIQPSYLSRLERGAVSGLSEKNILALAEELGENPDALLALAGKIAPDVREVLLARPEAFASLIRRLAVLPDAERDVCGDTDALLTSFRETQRLGRVGSFSRNLVTGEAFWSEECLRIFGLPPNGPSPSYADFLALVHPEDRGKVEAARKQLQAKGCQLHYNYRFRRADGLWRHAKSVARSEADATGRVVRYHGTVQDVTSERQAQEHLRSMARFPESNPFPVMRVGRGGHLSYANAASAPLLDSLGMAVGRPVTAELAASVAKARETGVRQDLDVSVGERIFAIAMSPSSVWGEVNCYGRDVTEERRVAAGAGNDERCCRQLFDAAPIGIFRATTSGRLLAANPAMAAMFGYASPEDMYAHLGHNAGLGYRDPKRRDEIVRRLSRDGTIGSFENPYLRKDGTEFIGNLHARLAVSEEGEPVVEGFVEDATARKQAQRELAAREERLQNHLRNFPLPTLTFRLRDRELVLLSANKAAEALFKGRIGSCLEAPAGAIFDEAPEVYLALWSALESRTTESRQLLFRPPGATEPGLFAMTFVAAGPDTVMLHAEEITALARTREALRRVNDQLRGLLDHVPCAVYFKDPQGRCIMVNRAVEELFGRPAEDIVGHPPGRVHDSEVAARISEDDRQVMETGQAITVEEEIIAQGRTRTFLTTKAPLRDASGQPCGLCGMSLDITAVKTLEHDLKAERDTLASVLAYVPYAARLVGADGRTLFLNQRFIDLLGYDLQDIPDADAWMRKAYPDPELRAKVRADWQQSLGTNCRRVYPVRCADGTTLSLDFDVVALPDGRMLLTMSQIEDGDDRKEKPA is encoded by the coding sequence ATGGAGTCCCATCCTTTCGGCGAGCGCATCCGCCGCAAGCGACTGGCCTTGCTGGCCGACGACCCTCGCTATTCCCTGCGTCGCCTGGCCGCGCGCCTCGGCATCCAACCGTCGTACCTGAGCCGGTTGGAACGCGGCGCGGTTTCAGGGCTGTCCGAAAAAAACATCCTGGCCCTGGCCGAAGAGCTGGGCGAAAACCCCGACGCGCTGCTCGCCCTGGCCGGCAAGATCGCCCCGGACGTGCGGGAAGTCTTGCTCGCCCGGCCCGAGGCCTTTGCCTCCCTGATCCGGCGTCTGGCCGTGCTCCCGGATGCGGAAAGGGACGTCTGCGGCGACACGGACGCTCTTTTGACGTCGTTTCGCGAAACCCAGCGGCTGGGGCGGGTGGGCAGTTTCAGTCGGAATCTTGTCACCGGCGAGGCCTTTTGGTCCGAGGAATGTCTGCGCATTTTCGGCCTGCCCCCAAACGGCCCCTCTCCGAGCTACGCCGACTTCCTGGCCCTGGTCCATCCCGAAGACCGGGGCAAGGTGGAGGCGGCGCGCAAACAGCTCCAGGCCAAGGGGTGCCAGCTTCACTACAATTACCGCTTCCGGCGCGCCGACGGCCTGTGGCGCCATGCCAAAAGCGTGGCCCGCTCCGAGGCCGACGCGACGGGTCGGGTGGTGCGCTACCACGGGACCGTCCAGGACGTGACCAGCGAACGCCAGGCCCAGGAACATCTGCGTTCCATGGCCCGCTTCCCCGAAAGCAATCCCTTTCCCGTGATGCGCGTGGGCCGCGGCGGGCACCTTTCCTACGCCAACGCCGCCAGCGCGCCGCTTCTCGACAGCCTGGGCATGGCCGTGGGCCGGCCCGTGACGGCGGAACTCGCCGCCAGCGTGGCCAAGGCCCGGGAAACGGGGGTGCGCCAGGACCTCGACGTGTCCGTCGGCGAACGTATTTTCGCCATCGCCATGTCTCCGTCCTCGGTTTGGGGCGAAGTCAACTGCTACGGCCGCGACGTCACGGAGGAACGGCGGGTCGCGGCCGGGGCGGGCAACGACGAGCGCTGTTGCCGGCAACTGTTCGACGCCGCGCCCATCGGCATTTTCCGGGCCACGACCTCGGGCCGGCTGCTCGCCGCCAATCCGGCCATGGCCGCGATGTTCGGCTATGCCTCGCCCGAGGACATGTACGCCCACCTCGGGCACAACGCCGGCCTGGGCTACCGCGACCCGAAACGGCGCGACGAGATCGTGCGCCGGCTGTCCCGTGACGGCACCATAGGCAGTTTCGAAAACCCGTATCTGCGCAAGGACGGGACGGAGTTCATCGGCAACCTGCACGCCCGGCTGGCCGTTTCCGAAGAGGGCGAACCCGTTGTCGAAGGGTTCGTGGAGGACGCCACCGCCCGCAAGCAGGCCCAGAGAGAACTGGCCGCGCGCGAGGAGCGGCTGCAAAACCACCTGCGCAATTTTCCCTTGCCCACCCTGACCTTCCGGCTGCGCGACCGGGAGTTGGTGCTCTTAAGCGCCAACAAGGCGGCCGAGGCGCTTTTCAAGGGACGCATCGGCTCCTGTCTGGAAGCCCCGGCCGGAGCCATTTTCGACGAGGCCCCGGAGGTCTACCTGGCCCTTTGGAGCGCCCTGGAATCGCGCACGACCGAAAGCCGGCAACTCCTTTTCCGGCCGCCGGGCGCGACCGAACCGGGGCTTTTCGCCATGACCTTCGTCGCCGCCGGGCCGGACACGGTCATGCTCCACGCCGAGGAGATCACCGCCCTGGCCCGCACCCGCGAGGCCCTGCGCCGCGTCAACGACCAGTTGCGCGGCCTTTTGGACCATGTGCCGTGCGCCGTTTATTTCAAGGACCCCCAGGGCCGCTGCATCATGGTCAACCGGGCGGTGGAGGAGCTTTTCGGCCGGCCGGCCGAGGACATCGTCGGGCACCCTCCCGGACGCGTGCACGACAGCGAGGTGGCGGCGCGCATCAGCGAGGACGACAGGCAGGTCATGGAAACGGGACAGGCCATCACCGTTGAAGAGGAAATCATCGCCCAGGGCCGGACCAGGACGTTCCTCACCACCAAGGCCCCGCTCCGCGACGCCTCGGGCCAGCCCTGCGGCCTGTGCGGCATGTCCCTCGACATCACCGCGGTCAAGACGCTCGAGCACGACCTCAAGGCCGAGCGCGACACCCTGGCCTCGGTGCTGGCCTACGTGCCCTATGCCGCGAGGCTGGTCGGCGCCGACGGGCGCACGCTTTTTCTCAACCAGCGCTTCATCGACCTGCTGGGCTATGATTTGCAGGATATTCCGGACGCCGACGCCTGGATGCGCAAGGCCTACCCCGATCCGGAGCTGCGGGCAAAAGTGAGGGCCGACTGGCAGCAGTCGCTCGGCACGAACTGCCGGCGGGTCTACCCGGTCCGCTGCGCCGACGGCACCACGCTCTCCCTCGACTTCGATGTCGTGGCCCTGCCGGACGGACGGATGCTTTTGACCATGAGCCAGATCGAGGACGGGGATGATCGGAAAGAGAAACCGGCCTAG
- a CDS encoding HDOD domain-containing protein, protein MDTVSIDDIKDGMVTAEDVHGQQGVLIIPRGTVLGEEQIRAMRAYGVRDVAMVSDAVQPDDTAARIAASEARCRELLRPRFSGLDLDAPFGRAVFDLAAERAASRALEAGIDWDAPLSEPCLLAPPPEEQLFSATAVDPAGLVSDEVELATLPEVHLRLLDALQSETSSSQELAACIGHDPGLTTKLLGLVNSPHYGSRAPVDSISWAVSMVGRKELTTLAMGLAAVSAFDDIAPELWDMRAFWGHAAACGVYASLLAEDCPGTAPHRVFVGGLLADIGQLVILRKLPAAACRALLLSRTEGLPIAVAETAVLGFDHTAVGRTLLAHWHFPQALTAMVADHLRPDGRPETRETALVHVADILATAWAWPAFSSAPVPALSEAAWDSLGIAPETLAQVAEAGDVRIRDIESVFFAANPLPRH, encoded by the coding sequence GTGGATACGGTCAGCATCGATGACATAAAGGACGGCATGGTCACCGCGGAAGACGTGCACGGCCAGCAGGGAGTCCTTATCATCCCCCGGGGGACCGTCCTTGGCGAAGAGCAAATCCGGGCCATGCGGGCCTACGGCGTGCGCGACGTGGCCATGGTCTCCGACGCGGTCCAGCCCGACGACACGGCGGCGCGCATCGCGGCGTCCGAGGCGCGTTGCCGGGAGTTGCTGCGGCCGCGCTTTTCCGGCCTCGACCTCGACGCGCCCTTTGGCCGGGCGGTTTTCGACCTGGCCGCCGAGCGCGCCGCATCCCGGGCCCTCGAGGCCGGCATCGACTGGGACGCCCCCCTTTCCGAGCCCTGCCTGCTCGCGCCGCCGCCGGAAGAGCAGCTTTTTTCCGCCACGGCCGTCGATCCGGCCGGCCTCGTCTCGGACGAGGTGGAGCTGGCCACCCTGCCCGAGGTGCACCTCCGCCTGCTCGACGCCCTGCAATCCGAGACCAGCTCGAGCCAGGAGCTGGCCGCCTGCATCGGCCACGACCCGGGACTCACGACCAAGCTGCTGGGCCTCGTCAACAGCCCCCACTACGGTTCGCGCGCGCCCGTCGACTCCATAAGCTGGGCCGTATCCATGGTCGGGCGCAAGGAGCTGACCACCCTGGCCATGGGCCTGGCGGCGGTCAGCGCCTTCGACGACATCGCCCCCGAACTCTGGGACATGCGGGCCTTCTGGGGGCACGCCGCCGCCTGCGGGGTCTACGCCTCGCTTTTGGCCGAGGATTGTCCCGGCACCGCGCCGCACCGGGTTTTCGTCGGCGGCCTTCTGGCCGACATCGGCCAGCTCGTGATCCTGCGCAAGCTGCCGGCCGCCGCCTGCCGGGCGCTTTTGCTGTCCCGGACGGAGGGATTGCCCATCGCCGTCGCGGAGACGGCCGTGCTCGGGTTCGACCATACGGCCGTGGGCCGGACGCTTCTTGCGCACTGGCATTTCCCGCAGGCGCTCACGGCCATGGTCGCCGACCACCTGCGGCCCGACGGACGGCCCGAAACACGCGAGACCGCCCTTGTCCACGTCGCCGACATCCTGGCCACGGCCTGGGCCTGGCCGGCTTTTTCCAGCGCCCCCGTCCCCGCCCTGTCCGAGGCGGCCTGGGATTCCCTGGGTATCGCCCCGGAAACGCTGGCCCAGGTCGCCGAGGCGGGCGATGTCCGCATTCGGGACATCGAATCCGTCTTTTTCGCGGCCAATCCTTTGCCACGCCATTAA
- a CDS encoding ribonuclease catalytic domain-containing protein, with the protein MALERYAGPGCLVEFMQGNQPQVAWVLEESSGRLRLYTLTKREEKLAASRVLPWMGPRYDGTRDRSEMLEILAAHQVRREAAAKAIAPLELWELAQGEVREESAEWFAGLVGEEPDVDAVAAMGRALLSCKTHFKFHPPKFEVFPAELVERRMAEAKLAEEREKVVVAGQAFFKELWQGWLSGDRKKGANLAAKLDPEAAEKLKNLLRRLMADADDPESATLWAMLRKGLPDHPFQAYILATQWGIVPPHYNYLLDQADYAAGDDWWRPLAAEVEARKAGLAALCQEPESIPFVSVDSPTTRDIDDAFYAEPRPDGGMRLVLALADPALDWEFDGPLDKAVAYRASSLYLPEGVSHMLPEELGTGLYSLLAGEVRPSLVMEWEFSGEGDILGFAMRKTFVRLAENTTYAAVEAALDAGDAPRSYTLGHALAVMLRQKRLERGAVIIERPEPDVVLSGYPDNTTVEMGLCPSYPKSQLMVSEFMILGNTAAAEYAVSRGAAMLFRTQDAALSPEIRGVHGDPPSIQRVVRELPPTLTEPDPRPHATLAAPAYAPVTSPLRRYGDLVNLAQLESLLRTGAPRWSRGELEARLPELTSRLEAVGRVQRFRPRYWKLLFLQRHCRERTFEGIVVDLGGGGFVSLALPDMQMYVRATKDTLGDTIYIGQRYALRLGRIDPLTNELRVFGAEEIPARLPEGAEAFFMGAEG; encoded by the coding sequence ATGGCGTTGGAACGGTATGCCGGGCCGGGGTGCCTGGTGGAGTTCATGCAGGGCAACCAGCCTCAGGTCGCCTGGGTGTTGGAGGAATCTTCGGGCCGTTTGCGGCTTTACACGTTGACCAAGCGTGAGGAGAAGCTGGCCGCCTCCCGGGTGCTGCCCTGGATGGGGCCGCGCTATGACGGGACCCGGGACCGCAGCGAGATGCTGGAGATTCTGGCCGCGCACCAGGTAAGGCGCGAGGCCGCGGCCAAGGCCATTGCCCCGCTGGAGTTGTGGGAGCTGGCCCAGGGCGAGGTGCGCGAGGAATCGGCCGAGTGGTTTGCCGGGCTTGTGGGCGAGGAGCCGGACGTGGACGCAGTGGCGGCCATGGGCCGGGCGCTTTTGAGCTGCAAGACGCATTTCAAATTTCATCCGCCCAAGTTCGAGGTGTTCCCGGCCGAGCTGGTGGAGCGGCGCATGGCCGAGGCCAAGCTCGCCGAGGAGCGGGAGAAGGTCGTGGTCGCCGGCCAGGCGTTTTTCAAGGAGCTCTGGCAGGGCTGGCTTTCCGGCGACCGCAAGAAGGGCGCGAACTTGGCCGCCAAGCTCGATCCCGAGGCGGCGGAGAAGCTCAAGAACCTGTTGCGCAGGCTCATGGCCGACGCCGACGACCCCGAGTCCGCCACCTTGTGGGCCATGCTGCGAAAGGGCCTGCCCGACCATCCGTTCCAGGCCTACATCCTGGCCACCCAGTGGGGCATCGTACCGCCGCACTACAATTATCTGCTCGATCAGGCCGATTACGCCGCCGGGGACGACTGGTGGCGGCCGCTGGCCGCCGAGGTGGAGGCGCGCAAGGCGGGACTGGCCGCGCTGTGCCAGGAGCCCGAGTCCATCCCCTTCGTCAGCGTCGATTCCCCGACCACCCGCGACATCGACGACGCCTTTTACGCCGAGCCCCGCCCGGACGGCGGCATGCGGCTGGTCCTGGCCCTGGCCGATCCGGCCCTGGACTGGGAATTCGACGGCCCCCTCGATAAGGCCGTGGCCTATCGGGCCTCGAGTCTCTATCTGCCCGAGGGGGTCAGCCACATGCTGCCCGAGGAACTCGGCACCGGGCTGTACAGCCTGCTTGCCGGCGAGGTGCGGCCGTCCCTGGTCATGGAGTGGGAATTTTCCGGGGAAGGCGACATCCTCGGCTTCGCCATGCGCAAGACCTTCGTGCGTCTGGCCGAAAACACCACCTACGCCGCCGTGGAGGCGGCCCTCGATGCCGGCGATGCGCCGCGGTCCTATACGTTGGGGCACGCCCTGGCGGTCATGCTGCGGCAAAAGCGCCTCGAGCGCGGGGCGGTCATCATCGAGCGGCCCGAGCCGGACGTCGTGCTCTCGGGCTATCCCGACAACACGACCGTGGAGATGGGGCTGTGTCCGAGCTATCCCAAATCCCAGCTCATGGTCAGCGAGTTCATGATCCTCGGCAACACCGCCGCCGCCGAATATGCGGTGTCGCGCGGCGCGGCCATGCTTTTTCGCACCCAGGACGCGGCCCTTTCCCCGGAGATTCGCGGCGTGCACGGCGATCCGCCGTCGATCCAACGGGTGGTGCGCGAGTTGCCCCCGACCCTGACCGAACCCGATCCCAGGCCCCACGCCACCCTGGCCGCGCCGGCCTATGCCCCGGTCACTTCGCCGTTGCGGCGGTACGGCGACCTCGTCAACCTGGCTCAGCTCGAAAGCCTCTTGCGCACCGGCGCGCCGCGCTGGAGCCGGGGCGAGCTGGAGGCCCGGCTGCCCGAGCTGACGTCGCGCCTCGAGGCCGTGGGCCGGGTGCAGCGGTTTCGGCCCCGCTACTGGAAACTGCTGTTTCTGCAACGCCACTGCCGCGAACGCACCTTCGAGGGCATCGTGGTGGATCTCGGCGGCGGCGGATTCGTGTCCCTGGCCCTGCCCGATATGCAGATGTATGTCCGGGCCACGAAGGACACCCTGGGCGACACGATTTACATCGGCCAGCGCTATGCGCTACGCCTGGGCAGGATCGATCCGTTGACGAACGAGCTGCGCGTGTTCGGCGCGGAGGAGATTCCGGCCCGGCTGCCCGAAGGCGCCGAGGCGTTTTTCATGGGTGCCGAAGGGTAG
- a CDS encoding cysteine hydrolase family protein, translating to MDNVLLIVDMLNDFISPEGKLFFPKGKTVVAPIVALRDAFRADGAAVVYDNDAHPEDSEEFAAWPPHCVMGTPGARVVDALTPGPGDIVFNKDSLSLFVHTHAEVLLRGLVADGGRLYVAGVATEYCVKEAVLGALERGFAVTVITDAIAGVDREPGDCDRAMAAMREAGAAFASATDVLNRIA from the coding sequence ATGGACAACGTGCTGCTGATCGTCGACATGCTCAATGATTTCATTTCGCCGGAGGGAAAACTTTTTTTCCCGAAGGGAAAAACGGTGGTCGCGCCCATCGTGGCCTTGCGCGACGCGTTTCGGGCCGACGGCGCGGCCGTGGTCTACGACAACGACGCCCATCCCGAGGATTCCGAGGAATTCGCCGCCTGGCCGCCGCATTGCGTGATGGGCACGCCCGGGGCCCGCGTGGTCGACGCCCTGACCCCCGGCCCGGGAGACATCGTCTTCAACAAGGATTCCCTGTCGCTTTTCGTGCATACCCATGCCGAGGTGTTGCTGCGCGGCCTGGTCGCCGACGGCGGCCGCCTGTACGTGGCCGGGGTGGCCACGGAATACTGCGTCAAGGAAGCCGTGCTCGGCGCGCTGGAGAGGGGGTTCGCCGTGACCGTGATCACCGACGCCATTGCCGGCGTCGACCGCGAGCCCGGGGATTGCGACCGGGCCATGGCCGCCATGCGCGAAGCCGGGGCGGCCTTCGCCTCGGCCACGGATGTGCTCAACCGCATCGCCTAG
- a CDS encoding IMP cyclohydrolase: MSDLKKMYTTMVEDPFPAELVIRLGDAELTFAKRTWTIDGQEKGLRYGENPDQPAALYAPAEGRLTLGGVTFRGPGDGLVCAATEEHLLQSGKHPGKTNLTDVDNGVNILQYLTRKPAAVILKHNNPCGAAWSDDGLCPAFEAAFHADRIAAFGGAIVVNRTLDVATAEKINAVYFEVVAAPDYEPKALEILKSKKNLRIFKLPGLAQLEKLAGQPFLDVKCLADGGMVLQFSFRNRILSAEDFLPATATDKAGTTVTARTPTPAEAEDLLFAWAVESGVTSNSVIFVKNGATVGIGTGEQDRVGVVELTIHKAKTKYADGLAFAACQMSLYELKLKAKTDPEAAKLLEDIEKRTEAAGGGLIGSVLVSDGFFPFRDGVDLCIGAGVTAIAQPGGSIRDTEVVAACNEATPQVAMVFTGQRSFRH, encoded by the coding sequence ATGAGCGACTTGAAGAAAATGTACACCACCATGGTGGAAGACCCCTTTCCGGCCGAACTGGTCATTCGCCTGGGCGATGCCGAACTGACTTTCGCCAAAAGGACCTGGACCATCGACGGGCAGGAAAAAGGCTTGCGTTACGGGGAAAATCCCGACCAGCCGGCCGCTCTCTACGCCCCGGCCGAGGGGCGGCTGACCCTTGGCGGCGTGACCTTCCGGGGCCCGGGCGACGGCCTTGTCTGCGCCGCCACCGAGGAGCACCTGCTGCAATCGGGCAAGCATCCCGGCAAGACCAACCTGACCGACGTGGACAACGGGGTCAACATCCTCCAGTACCTGACCCGAAAGCCCGCCGCCGTCATCTTGAAGCATAACAATCCCTGCGGCGCGGCCTGGTCCGACGACGGACTCTGCCCGGCCTTCGAGGCCGCCTTCCACGCGGACCGCATCGCCGCCTTCGGCGGGGCCATCGTGGTCAACCGCACCCTCGACGTGGCCACGGCGGAAAAGATCAACGCCGTCTATTTCGAGGTGGTGGCCGCCCCGGACTATGAGCCCAAGGCCCTGGAAATTCTCAAGTCCAAAAAGAACCTGCGCATCTTCAAGCTGCCCGGCCTGGCCCAGCTGGAAAAGCTCGCGGGCCAGCCGTTCCTCGACGTCAAATGCCTGGCCGACGGCGGCATGGTGCTCCAGTTCTCCTTCCGCAACCGCATTCTTTCCGCCGAGGATTTTCTGCCGGCCACGGCGACCGACAAGGCCGGCACCACCGTCACCGCCCGGACTCCGACCCCGGCCGAGGCCGAGGACCTGCTCTTCGCCTGGGCCGTGGAATCCGGCGTGACCTCCAATTCCGTCATCTTCGTCAAAAACGGCGCGACGGTGGGCATCGGCACCGGCGAGCAGGACCGCGTCGGCGTGGTGGAGCTCACCATCCACAAGGCCAAGACCAAGTACGCCGACGGACTGGCCTTCGCCGCCTGCCAAATGTCGCTTTACGAACTGAAGCTCAAGGCCAAGACCGATCCCGAGGCGGCCAAACTTCTCGAGGATATCGAAAAGCGCACCGAGGCGGCGGGCGGCGGACTCATCGGCTCGGTGCTGGTGTCCGACGGCTTTTTCCCCTTCCGCGACGGCGTGGACCTGTGCATCGGCGCGGGCGTGACCGCCATCGCCCAGCCCGGCGGCTCCATCCGCGACACCGAAGTCGTCGCCGCCTGCAACGAGGCCACGCCGCAAGTGGCCATGGTCTTTACCGGCCAGCGGTCGTTTCGGCACTAG
- the plsY gene encoding glycerol-3-phosphate 1-O-acyltransferase PlsY, which yields MGIASVAFVLLTYLVAAFPFGLAVAKASCGVDPRLAGSRNTGATNVARLCGTRYGVLTLALDLLKGLLPVLVARAMGGGAVFLTFVVVAAVVGHMYSVFLYGKGGKGVATTIGVFLGAAPVAALLSVAACVLVIWATGFVSAGSLMLAVCLPVLLFWLGPCALTYAALIVAVLVIAKHRENISRLVAGQEKSWRKGR from the coding sequence ATGGGCATTGCCTCTGTTGCGTTCGTCTTGCTGACCTACCTTGTCGCGGCCTTTCCCTTCGGTCTGGCCGTGGCCAAGGCCTCCTGCGGCGTGGACCCCAGGCTTGCCGGCAGCCGCAACACCGGAGCCACCAATGTGGCGCGGCTTTGCGGCACGCGCTACGGCGTGCTGACCCTGGCCCTGGACCTGCTCAAGGGCTTGCTGCCGGTGCTGGTGGCTCGGGCCATGGGTGGCGGCGCGGTCTTTTTGACCTTTGTCGTTGTCGCGGCCGTGGTCGGCCACATGTATTCGGTCTTTTTGTACGGCAAGGGCGGCAAGGGCGTGGCCACCACCATCGGCGTGTTTCTGGGCGCGGCACCGGTTGCGGCGCTGCTGTCCGTGGCCGCCTGCGTGCTGGTCATCTGGGCCACGGGGTTCGTCTCCGCCGGTTCGCTGATGTTGGCCGTGTGCCTGCCCGTGCTCCTTTTTTGGCTTGGCCCCTGCGCCTTGACCTATGCCGCCCTGATCGTGGCGGTGCTGGTCATCGCCAAGCATCGCGAGAACATCTCCCGCCTCGTGGCCGGGCAGGAAAAGTCCTGGCGCAAGGGACGCTAG
- a CDS encoding glycosyltransferase — MPDFVDASPLVLHDAFAFPGGGEKVAVSLARAFKARLFTGTYSPSAFPDGYFGPAAPHNLDADRRHPLAARISKTLAMCLAFENFHRTQAPFAVHSGSLAPLAHARIRAPQVLYCHTPPRILYDHREFYLSRQSALRRPLYALLLARYRRAYERAARAMDAIVANSETVRRRIERFLKLPATVVHPPVDVSAFRFLAQEPFYLSTARVDVLKRVDVIVEAFRHMPDKRLVVVSGGSELSRVRALAAGHPNIDVLGWTPDDDLKRLVGSCLATIYIPRDEDFGISPVESMAAGKPVLGVREGGLTETVLDGETGILLPPDPGPSDVVQGIAALDAARCLAMRPACQARARAFGEGVFVGRMRAVIDGVRRG, encoded by the coding sequence ATGCCCGATTTCGTCGACGCCAGCCCCCTTGTCCTCCACGACGCCTTCGCCTTTCCCGGCGGCGGCGAGAAAGTGGCTGTGTCCCTGGCCCGGGCCTTTAAAGCGCGCCTTTTTACGGGGACCTATTCCCCCTCCGCCTTCCCCGACGGCTATTTCGGCCCGGCCGCGCCGCATAACCTCGACGCGGACCGCCGCCATCCCCTGGCCGCGCGCATTTCCAAAACCCTGGCCATGTGCCTGGCCTTCGAGAATTTTCACCGCACCCAAGCGCCCTTCGCCGTCCACAGCGGTTCCCTGGCCCCGCTGGCCCACGCCCGCATCCGCGCCCCGCAGGTGCTCTACTGCCACACGCCGCCGCGCATTCTCTACGACCACCGCGAATTTTACCTGTCCCGCCAATCCGCCTTGCGCCGGCCGCTTTATGCCCTGCTTCTGGCCCGCTACCGCCGCGCCTACGAACGCGCGGCCCGGGCCATGGACGCCATCGTGGCCAATTCCGAGACCGTGCGCCGCCGCATCGAGCGCTTTCTCAAGCTGCCGGCCACGGTCGTGCATCCGCCCGTGGACGTCTCCGCCTTCCGGTTCCTCGCCCAGGAACCCTTCTACCTGTCCACGGCCCGGGTGGATGTGCTCAAACGCGTGGACGTCATCGTCGAAGCCTTTCGCCATATGCCCGACAAGCGACTGGTGGTGGTCTCGGGCGGCTCGGAACTTTCCCGCGTGCGCGCCCTGGCCGCCGGCCATCCCAACATCGACGTCCTCGGCTGGACGCCCGACGACGACCTGAAACGTCTTGTCGGCTCCTGTCTGGCCACGATCTACATCCCGCGCGACGAGGACTTCGGCATTTCCCCGGTGGAATCCATGGCCGCCGGCAAACCCGTGCTCGGCGTGCGCGAGGGCGGGCTGACCGAAACCGTTCTCGACGGCGAGACCGGCATCCTGCTCCCCCCGGACCCCGGCCCGAGCGATGTGGTGCAAGGCATTGCGGCCCTGGACGCGGCCCGGTGCCTGGCCATGCGTCCGGCCTGCCAGGCCCGGGCCAGGGCGTTTGGCGAGGGCGTGTTTGTGGGAAGGATGCGGGCAGTGATCGATGGCGTGAGGCGGGGATAG